From the Buteo buteo chromosome 1, bButBut1.hap1.1, whole genome shotgun sequence genome, one window contains:
- the RFC1 gene encoding replication factor C subunit 1 isoform X2, translating into MDIRKFFGVVPPGKRQACDTVKKSEKIKNGEGSSSGKKREKETKVNNSPSEDDSKQKRTNKKKRIIYDSDSEEEVQSVKKSKKPPEKKAATSKLDEEDDFVNKRISLKPKENGTSGIGCPGTTVKKEDVKLRAKSKPLSPVKQTPTSALDYFGTSSVQRSEKKLVASKRKEPSQSRDSTLDDEAIARQLQVEEDSELERQLHEDEEFAKTLAMLDETPQKKKARKDSGGEQTVLSIKSSPNVTERDKQSQRVKATNSTGEAKNYAAKQQTKSEHSKGSRLSPQSSDGKIPRELMDKTLPLKPSSKLLALKQKEEIAEKERGAQSLVSKEKTSGKEEKTTPKKEKISPKKTESVSPEDSEKKRINYQAYRSFLNREGPKALGSKEIPRGAENCLEGLTFVITGVLECIERDEAKSLIERYGGKVTGNVSKKTNYLVMGRDCGQSKCEKASTLGTKVIDEDGLFDLIRTMPGKKSKYELAAETEAKKAESRPKKTPQKAEAGKRNFSPFKREADNKKYKSTPEKGDTVKSVKKETTAVRKLMDFKWQTVEKKEAPKPEGNLVSETNEDGTERLLWVDKYKPVSLKAIIGQQGEQSCANKLLRWLRNWHKNTSEDGQAKTNKTGGKDDGTGFKAALLSGPPGVGKTTTASLVCKELGYSYVELNASDTRSKNSLKEVVAESLNNTSIKDFCSGTSSSVSGKHVLIMDEVDGMAGNEDRGGIQELIGLIRNTKIPIICMCNDRNHPKIRSLVHYCFDLRFQRPRLEQIKGAMMSIAFKEGLKIPPPAMQEIILAANQDIRQVLHNLNMWCAKDKSLTYDEAKTDASRAKKDLKLGPFDVVRKVFATGEEASRMSLIDKSDLFFHDYSLAPLFVQENYVHVKPAAAGGNLKKHLVLLSRAADSICDGDIVDKQIRSKQNWNLLPTQAIYASVLPGELMRGYMSQFPVFPSWLGKFSSTGKHDRIIQELAMHMSLRTQMCKKTVNMEYLPYLRDAVVQPLKDFGADGVQEAITFMDSYCLMKEDIENIMEISTWGGKPSPFSKLDPKVKAAFTRAYNKEAHLTPYSLNSVKPSKRQSGSVVTSALNEDLNVEEIQSDEDEQDTVESDAMIKQKKAKSSKLPKREKNEETTKKEGKRKEKTRH; encoded by the exons ATG GATATCCGGAAATTCTTTGGTGTTGTACCTCCTGGAAAGCGACAAGCATGTGACACTGtgaaaaagagtgaaaaaattaaaaatggtgAAGGATCCTCaagtgggaagaaaagggaaaaggagactAAG GTGAATAATTCACCCAGTGAAGATGATTCCAAACAAAAGcgaacaaacaagaaaaaaagaataatctaCGATTCAG attcagAAGAGGAGGTGCAGTCAGTGAAAAAATCCAAGAAGCCACCTGAGAAAAAAGCAGCTACTTCAAAACTTG ATGAAGAAGATGACTTTGTCAATAAAAGAATTTCCCTGAAACCGAAGGAGAATGGGACATCAGGAATTGGTTGTCCAGGAACTACAGTGAAAAAGGAAGATGTAAAACTACGAGCTAAAAGCAAACCATTATCTCCAGTGAAACAGACTCCCACCTCGGCACTTGATTACTTTGGGACAAGTAGCGTCCAACgatcagaaaagaaactggtagcaagtaaaaggaaagaa CCTTCACAAAGCAGAGACAGCACACTAGATGATGAGGCCATTGCTAGGCAACTGCAGGTTGAAGAAGATTCAGAG ctggagAGACAGCTGCATGAAGATGAAGAATTTGCTAAAACTTTGGCCATGTTGGATGAAacaccacagaagaaaaag GCTCGGAAAGATTCAGGAGGAGAGCAAACAGTATTGAGCATCAAGAGCAGTCCTAACGTGACAGAAAGAGATAAGCAGTCACAAAGAG TGAAAGCAACAAACTCGACAGGTGAAGCAAAGAATTATGCTGCGAAGCAGCAAACTAAATCTGAACATTCAAAAGGCTCTCGTTTATCCCCACAATCATCTGATGGTAAAATACCAAGAGAGTTGATGGATAAGACCTTGCCTTTGAAACCTAGCTCTAAGCTTCTGgctctgaaacaaaaagaagagattgctgaaaaggaaagaggtgCTCAAAGTTTagtatcaaaagaaaaaacttcagggaaagaagagaagacaacaccaaagaaggagaaaatttCTCCCAAGAAGACTGAG TCTGTAAGTCCTGAGGACTCTGAAAAGAAGCGAATCAATTATCAAGCCTACCGAAGCTTCCTTAATCGTGAGGGTCCAAAAGCACTGGGTTCCAAAGAGATACCTCGG GGAGCTGAAAACTGCTTGGAAGGCCTGACATTTGTAATTACAGGCGTACTGGAGTGTATTGAAAGAGATGAGGCCAAGTCTCTGATTGAACGTTATGGAGGAAAAGTGACTGGCAATGTCAGCAAGAAGACAAACTATCTGGTCATGGGGCGAGACTGTGGCCAATCTAAATGTGAAAAG GCATCAACTTTAGGGACAAAGGTTATTGATGAGGATGGCCTGTTTGATCTTATTCGAACTATGCCAGGCAAAAAGTCCAAATATGAGCTGGCGGCTGAAACAGAG GCAAAGAAAGCAGAGTCAAGACCTAAAAAGACACCACAGAAAGCTGAAGctggaaaaaggaattttagtCCCTTCAAAAGGGAAGctgataataaaaaatataagtCTACTCCTGAAAAAGGAGATACTGTCAAATCTGTTAAGAAGGAAACCACTGCTGTTCGAAAGCTTATGGACTTTAAATGGCAGACTgtagagaagaaagaagccCCCAAACCTGAGGGGAACTTGGTTTCTGAGACTAATGAAGATGGAACAGAGAGATTGCTATGGGTAGATAAATACAAGCCTGTATCTCTTAAGGCAATAATTGGACAGCAGGGTGAGCAAAGCTGTGCCAATAAACTGCTCCGATGGCTCAGAAACTGGCACAAGAATACCTCGGAAGATGGACAAG CAAAGACCAATAAAACTGGAGGCAAAGATGATGGTACTGGTTTTAAAGCAGCATTACTTTCTGGTCCGCCTGGAGTTGGTAAAACTACTACAGCTTCTTTGGTTTGTAAG GAACTGGGGTATAGCTATGTGGAGCTGAATGCCAGTGACACTCGCAGTAAGAACAGTCTAAAGGAAGTAGTTGCTGAATCACTTAACAACACCAGTATCAAAGACTTCTGTTCTG GCACATCCTCATCAGTTAGCGGGAAACATGTATTGATCATGGATGAAGTGGATGGTATGGCAGGCAATGAAGACAGAGGAGGGATTCAG GAGTTGATTGGtttaattagaaatacaaaGATACCCATCATCTGTATGTGTAATGATCGAAACCATCCTAAAATTCGTTCCTTGGTCCACTACTGTTTTGATCTTCGTTTTCAGAGACCTCGTCTAGAACAGATTAAG GGTGCCATGATGTCTATTGCATTTAAAGAAGGTTTAAAAATTCCACCACCTGCTATGCAAGAGATAATCCTGGCAGCAAATCAGGACATCAGACAG GTTTTACATAATCTTAATATGTGGTGTGCAAAAGATAAATCATTGACTTACGATGAGGCTAAAACGGATGCCAGCAGAGCCAAAAAGGATCTCAAACTG GGCCCTTTTGATGTTGTCCGGAAGGTTTTTGCTACTGGAGAGGAGGCTTCTCGTATGTCTCTTATAGACAAATCGGATCTTTTCTTCCATGATTATTCCCTAGCACCTCTCTTTGTCCAAGAGAACTATGTACATGTGAAAccggctgctgctgg aggaaaTCTGAAAAAGCACTTGGTGCTCTTGAGTAGAGCAGCTGATAGTATATGTGACGGTGATATAGTGGACAAACAGATTCGTAGCAAGCAAAACTGGAACCTTCTTCCAACACAG GCTATTTACGCAAGTGTTCTCCCGGGGGAGCTGATGAGAGGTTACATGTCCCAGTTTCCTGTCTTTCCCAGCTGGCTGGGGAAGTTTTCATCCACAGGCAAACATGATCGTATTATTCAAGAACTGGCAATGCACATGAGTCTCAG AACCCAGATGTGCAAGAAGACAGTAAATATGGAGTATTTGCCATATCTGCGGGATGCGGTTGTTCAGCCCTTGAAAGACTTTGGAGCAGATGGTGTACAAGAAGCTATAACGTTCATGGACTCTTACTGCTTGATGAAAGAAGATATTGAAAATATCATGGAAATAAGCACGTGGGGAGGCAAACCCAGTCCTTTTTCAAAGTTGGATCCCAAG GTCAAAGCAGCTTTTACACGTGCCTACAACAAAGAGGCACATCTGACTCCATATTCACTTAATTCTGTCAAGCCATCTAAAAGGCAGTCGGGATCTGTGGTGACCTCAGCACTGAATGAAGACTTGAATGTGGAAGAGATCCAGTCTGATGAGGATGAGCAAGATACTGTTGAAAGTGATGCAATGATTAAG caaaaaaaggcaaagtctTCCAAGCTgccaaaaagagagaaaaatgaagaaacaacaaaaaaagaagggaaaagaaaagagaaaacaagacattaa
- the RFC1 gene encoding replication factor C subunit 1 isoform X3 has translation MDIRKFFGVVPPGKRQACDTVKKSEKIKNGEGSSSGKKREKETKVNNSPSEDDSKQKRTNKKKRIIYDSDEEDDFVNKRISLKPKENGTSGIGCPGTTVKKEDVKLRAKSKPLSPVKQTPTSALDYFGTSSVQRSEKKLVASKRKEPSQSRDSTLDDEAIARQLQVEEDSELERQLHEDEEFAKTLAMLDETPQKKKARKDSGGEQTVLSIKSSPNVTERDKQSQRVKATNSTGEAKNYAAKQQTKSEHSKGSRLSPQSSDGKIPRELMDKTLPLKPSSKLLALKQKEEIAEKERGAQSLVSKEKTSGKEEKTTPKKEKISPKKTESVSPEDSEKKRINYQAYRSFLNREGPKALGSKEIPRGAENCLEGLTFVITGVLECIERDEAKSLIERYGGKVTGNVSKKTNYLVMGRDCGQSKCEKASTLGTKVIDEDGLFDLIRTMPGKKSKYELAAETEAKKAESRPKKTPQKAEAGKRNFSPFKREADNKKYKSTPEKGDTVKSVKKETTAVRKLMDFKWQTVEKKEAPKPEGNLVSETNEDGTERLLWVDKYKPVSLKAIIGQQGEQSCANKLLRWLRNWHKNTSEDGQAKTNKTGGKDDGTGFKAALLSGPPGVGKTTTASLVCKELGYSYVELNASDTRSKNSLKEVVAESLNNTSIKDFCSGTSSSVSGKHVLIMDEVDGMAGNEDRGGIQELIGLIRNTKIPIICMCNDRNHPKIRSLVHYCFDLRFQRPRLEQIKGAMMSIAFKEGLKIPPPAMQEIILAANQDIRQVLHNLNMWCAKDKSLTYDEAKTDASRAKKDLKLGPFDVVRKVFATGEEASRMSLIDKSDLFFHDYSLAPLFVQENYVHVKPAAAGGNLKKHLVLLSRAADSICDGDIVDKQIRSKQNWNLLPTQAIYASVLPGELMRGYMSQFPVFPSWLGKFSSTGKHDRIIQELAMHMSLRTQMCKKTVNMEYLPYLRDAVVQPLKDFGADGVQEAITFMDSYCLMKEDIENIMEISTWGGKPSPFSKLDPKVKAAFTRAYNKEAHLTPYSLNSVKPSKRQSGSVVTSALNEDLNVEEIQSDEDEQDTVESDAMIKQKKAKSSKLPKREKNEETTKKEGKRKEKTRH, from the exons ATG GATATCCGGAAATTCTTTGGTGTTGTACCTCCTGGAAAGCGACAAGCATGTGACACTGtgaaaaagagtgaaaaaattaaaaatggtgAAGGATCCTCaagtgggaagaaaagggaaaaggagactAAG GTGAATAATTCACCCAGTGAAGATGATTCCAAACAAAAGcgaacaaacaagaaaaaaagaataatctaCGATTCAG ATGAAGAAGATGACTTTGTCAATAAAAGAATTTCCCTGAAACCGAAGGAGAATGGGACATCAGGAATTGGTTGTCCAGGAACTACAGTGAAAAAGGAAGATGTAAAACTACGAGCTAAAAGCAAACCATTATCTCCAGTGAAACAGACTCCCACCTCGGCACTTGATTACTTTGGGACAAGTAGCGTCCAACgatcagaaaagaaactggtagcaagtaaaaggaaagaa CCTTCACAAAGCAGAGACAGCACACTAGATGATGAGGCCATTGCTAGGCAACTGCAGGTTGAAGAAGATTCAGAG ctggagAGACAGCTGCATGAAGATGAAGAATTTGCTAAAACTTTGGCCATGTTGGATGAAacaccacagaagaaaaag GCTCGGAAAGATTCAGGAGGAGAGCAAACAGTATTGAGCATCAAGAGCAGTCCTAACGTGACAGAAAGAGATAAGCAGTCACAAAGAG TGAAAGCAACAAACTCGACAGGTGAAGCAAAGAATTATGCTGCGAAGCAGCAAACTAAATCTGAACATTCAAAAGGCTCTCGTTTATCCCCACAATCATCTGATGGTAAAATACCAAGAGAGTTGATGGATAAGACCTTGCCTTTGAAACCTAGCTCTAAGCTTCTGgctctgaaacaaaaagaagagattgctgaaaaggaaagaggtgCTCAAAGTTTagtatcaaaagaaaaaacttcagggaaagaagagaagacaacaccaaagaaggagaaaatttCTCCCAAGAAGACTGAG TCTGTAAGTCCTGAGGACTCTGAAAAGAAGCGAATCAATTATCAAGCCTACCGAAGCTTCCTTAATCGTGAGGGTCCAAAAGCACTGGGTTCCAAAGAGATACCTCGG GGAGCTGAAAACTGCTTGGAAGGCCTGACATTTGTAATTACAGGCGTACTGGAGTGTATTGAAAGAGATGAGGCCAAGTCTCTGATTGAACGTTATGGAGGAAAAGTGACTGGCAATGTCAGCAAGAAGACAAACTATCTGGTCATGGGGCGAGACTGTGGCCAATCTAAATGTGAAAAG GCATCAACTTTAGGGACAAAGGTTATTGATGAGGATGGCCTGTTTGATCTTATTCGAACTATGCCAGGCAAAAAGTCCAAATATGAGCTGGCGGCTGAAACAGAG GCAAAGAAAGCAGAGTCAAGACCTAAAAAGACACCACAGAAAGCTGAAGctggaaaaaggaattttagtCCCTTCAAAAGGGAAGctgataataaaaaatataagtCTACTCCTGAAAAAGGAGATACTGTCAAATCTGTTAAGAAGGAAACCACTGCTGTTCGAAAGCTTATGGACTTTAAATGGCAGACTgtagagaagaaagaagccCCCAAACCTGAGGGGAACTTGGTTTCTGAGACTAATGAAGATGGAACAGAGAGATTGCTATGGGTAGATAAATACAAGCCTGTATCTCTTAAGGCAATAATTGGACAGCAGGGTGAGCAAAGCTGTGCCAATAAACTGCTCCGATGGCTCAGAAACTGGCACAAGAATACCTCGGAAGATGGACAAG CAAAGACCAATAAAACTGGAGGCAAAGATGATGGTACTGGTTTTAAAGCAGCATTACTTTCTGGTCCGCCTGGAGTTGGTAAAACTACTACAGCTTCTTTGGTTTGTAAG GAACTGGGGTATAGCTATGTGGAGCTGAATGCCAGTGACACTCGCAGTAAGAACAGTCTAAAGGAAGTAGTTGCTGAATCACTTAACAACACCAGTATCAAAGACTTCTGTTCTG GCACATCCTCATCAGTTAGCGGGAAACATGTATTGATCATGGATGAAGTGGATGGTATGGCAGGCAATGAAGACAGAGGAGGGATTCAG GAGTTGATTGGtttaattagaaatacaaaGATACCCATCATCTGTATGTGTAATGATCGAAACCATCCTAAAATTCGTTCCTTGGTCCACTACTGTTTTGATCTTCGTTTTCAGAGACCTCGTCTAGAACAGATTAAG GGTGCCATGATGTCTATTGCATTTAAAGAAGGTTTAAAAATTCCACCACCTGCTATGCAAGAGATAATCCTGGCAGCAAATCAGGACATCAGACAG GTTTTACATAATCTTAATATGTGGTGTGCAAAAGATAAATCATTGACTTACGATGAGGCTAAAACGGATGCCAGCAGAGCCAAAAAGGATCTCAAACTG GGCCCTTTTGATGTTGTCCGGAAGGTTTTTGCTACTGGAGAGGAGGCTTCTCGTATGTCTCTTATAGACAAATCGGATCTTTTCTTCCATGATTATTCCCTAGCACCTCTCTTTGTCCAAGAGAACTATGTACATGTGAAAccggctgctgctgg aggaaaTCTGAAAAAGCACTTGGTGCTCTTGAGTAGAGCAGCTGATAGTATATGTGACGGTGATATAGTGGACAAACAGATTCGTAGCAAGCAAAACTGGAACCTTCTTCCAACACAG GCTATTTACGCAAGTGTTCTCCCGGGGGAGCTGATGAGAGGTTACATGTCCCAGTTTCCTGTCTTTCCCAGCTGGCTGGGGAAGTTTTCATCCACAGGCAAACATGATCGTATTATTCAAGAACTGGCAATGCACATGAGTCTCAG AACCCAGATGTGCAAGAAGACAGTAAATATGGAGTATTTGCCATATCTGCGGGATGCGGTTGTTCAGCCCTTGAAAGACTTTGGAGCAGATGGTGTACAAGAAGCTATAACGTTCATGGACTCTTACTGCTTGATGAAAGAAGATATTGAAAATATCATGGAAATAAGCACGTGGGGAGGCAAACCCAGTCCTTTTTCAAAGTTGGATCCCAAG GTCAAAGCAGCTTTTACACGTGCCTACAACAAAGAGGCACATCTGACTCCATATTCACTTAATTCTGTCAAGCCATCTAAAAGGCAGTCGGGATCTGTGGTGACCTCAGCACTGAATGAAGACTTGAATGTGGAAGAGATCCAGTCTGATGAGGATGAGCAAGATACTGTTGAAAGTGATGCAATGATTAAG caaaaaaaggcaaagtctTCCAAGCTgccaaaaagagagaaaaatgaagaaacaacaaaaaaagaagggaaaagaaaagagaaaacaagacattaa
- the RFC1 gene encoding replication factor C subunit 1 isoform X1, whose protein sequence is MDIRKFFGVVPPGKRQACDTVKKSEKIKNGEGSSSGKKREKETKVNNSPSEDDSKQKRTNKKKRIIYDSDSEEEVQSVKKSKKPPEKKAATSKLGKVLKQHPVVYISETDEEDDFVNKRISLKPKENGTSGIGCPGTTVKKEDVKLRAKSKPLSPVKQTPTSALDYFGTSSVQRSEKKLVASKRKEPSQSRDSTLDDEAIARQLQVEEDSELERQLHEDEEFAKTLAMLDETPQKKKARKDSGGEQTVLSIKSSPNVTERDKQSQRVKATNSTGEAKNYAAKQQTKSEHSKGSRLSPQSSDGKIPRELMDKTLPLKPSSKLLALKQKEEIAEKERGAQSLVSKEKTSGKEEKTTPKKEKISPKKTESVSPEDSEKKRINYQAYRSFLNREGPKALGSKEIPRGAENCLEGLTFVITGVLECIERDEAKSLIERYGGKVTGNVSKKTNYLVMGRDCGQSKCEKASTLGTKVIDEDGLFDLIRTMPGKKSKYELAAETEAKKAESRPKKTPQKAEAGKRNFSPFKREADNKKYKSTPEKGDTVKSVKKETTAVRKLMDFKWQTVEKKEAPKPEGNLVSETNEDGTERLLWVDKYKPVSLKAIIGQQGEQSCANKLLRWLRNWHKNTSEDGQAKTNKTGGKDDGTGFKAALLSGPPGVGKTTTASLVCKELGYSYVELNASDTRSKNSLKEVVAESLNNTSIKDFCSGTSSSVSGKHVLIMDEVDGMAGNEDRGGIQELIGLIRNTKIPIICMCNDRNHPKIRSLVHYCFDLRFQRPRLEQIKGAMMSIAFKEGLKIPPPAMQEIILAANQDIRQVLHNLNMWCAKDKSLTYDEAKTDASRAKKDLKLGPFDVVRKVFATGEEASRMSLIDKSDLFFHDYSLAPLFVQENYVHVKPAAAGGNLKKHLVLLSRAADSICDGDIVDKQIRSKQNWNLLPTQAIYASVLPGELMRGYMSQFPVFPSWLGKFSSTGKHDRIIQELAMHMSLRTQMCKKTVNMEYLPYLRDAVVQPLKDFGADGVQEAITFMDSYCLMKEDIENIMEISTWGGKPSPFSKLDPKVKAAFTRAYNKEAHLTPYSLNSVKPSKRQSGSVVTSALNEDLNVEEIQSDEDEQDTVESDAMIKQKKAKSSKLPKREKNEETTKKEGKRKEKTRH, encoded by the exons ATG GATATCCGGAAATTCTTTGGTGTTGTACCTCCTGGAAAGCGACAAGCATGTGACACTGtgaaaaagagtgaaaaaattaaaaatggtgAAGGATCCTCaagtgggaagaaaagggaaaaggagactAAG GTGAATAATTCACCCAGTGAAGATGATTCCAAACAAAAGcgaacaaacaagaaaaaaagaataatctaCGATTCAG attcagAAGAGGAGGTGCAGTCAGTGAAAAAATCCAAGAAGCCACCTGAGAAAAAAGCAGCTACTTCAAAACTTGGTAAAGTTCTAAAGCAGCATCCTGTTGTTTATATTTCAGAGACAG ATGAAGAAGATGACTTTGTCAATAAAAGAATTTCCCTGAAACCGAAGGAGAATGGGACATCAGGAATTGGTTGTCCAGGAACTACAGTGAAAAAGGAAGATGTAAAACTACGAGCTAAAAGCAAACCATTATCTCCAGTGAAACAGACTCCCACCTCGGCACTTGATTACTTTGGGACAAGTAGCGTCCAACgatcagaaaagaaactggtagcaagtaaaaggaaagaa CCTTCACAAAGCAGAGACAGCACACTAGATGATGAGGCCATTGCTAGGCAACTGCAGGTTGAAGAAGATTCAGAG ctggagAGACAGCTGCATGAAGATGAAGAATTTGCTAAAACTTTGGCCATGTTGGATGAAacaccacagaagaaaaag GCTCGGAAAGATTCAGGAGGAGAGCAAACAGTATTGAGCATCAAGAGCAGTCCTAACGTGACAGAAAGAGATAAGCAGTCACAAAGAG TGAAAGCAACAAACTCGACAGGTGAAGCAAAGAATTATGCTGCGAAGCAGCAAACTAAATCTGAACATTCAAAAGGCTCTCGTTTATCCCCACAATCATCTGATGGTAAAATACCAAGAGAGTTGATGGATAAGACCTTGCCTTTGAAACCTAGCTCTAAGCTTCTGgctctgaaacaaaaagaagagattgctgaaaaggaaagaggtgCTCAAAGTTTagtatcaaaagaaaaaacttcagggaaagaagagaagacaacaccaaagaaggagaaaatttCTCCCAAGAAGACTGAG TCTGTAAGTCCTGAGGACTCTGAAAAGAAGCGAATCAATTATCAAGCCTACCGAAGCTTCCTTAATCGTGAGGGTCCAAAAGCACTGGGTTCCAAAGAGATACCTCGG GGAGCTGAAAACTGCTTGGAAGGCCTGACATTTGTAATTACAGGCGTACTGGAGTGTATTGAAAGAGATGAGGCCAAGTCTCTGATTGAACGTTATGGAGGAAAAGTGACTGGCAATGTCAGCAAGAAGACAAACTATCTGGTCATGGGGCGAGACTGTGGCCAATCTAAATGTGAAAAG GCATCAACTTTAGGGACAAAGGTTATTGATGAGGATGGCCTGTTTGATCTTATTCGAACTATGCCAGGCAAAAAGTCCAAATATGAGCTGGCGGCTGAAACAGAG GCAAAGAAAGCAGAGTCAAGACCTAAAAAGACACCACAGAAAGCTGAAGctggaaaaaggaattttagtCCCTTCAAAAGGGAAGctgataataaaaaatataagtCTACTCCTGAAAAAGGAGATACTGTCAAATCTGTTAAGAAGGAAACCACTGCTGTTCGAAAGCTTATGGACTTTAAATGGCAGACTgtagagaagaaagaagccCCCAAACCTGAGGGGAACTTGGTTTCTGAGACTAATGAAGATGGAACAGAGAGATTGCTATGGGTAGATAAATACAAGCCTGTATCTCTTAAGGCAATAATTGGACAGCAGGGTGAGCAAAGCTGTGCCAATAAACTGCTCCGATGGCTCAGAAACTGGCACAAGAATACCTCGGAAGATGGACAAG CAAAGACCAATAAAACTGGAGGCAAAGATGATGGTACTGGTTTTAAAGCAGCATTACTTTCTGGTCCGCCTGGAGTTGGTAAAACTACTACAGCTTCTTTGGTTTGTAAG GAACTGGGGTATAGCTATGTGGAGCTGAATGCCAGTGACACTCGCAGTAAGAACAGTCTAAAGGAAGTAGTTGCTGAATCACTTAACAACACCAGTATCAAAGACTTCTGTTCTG GCACATCCTCATCAGTTAGCGGGAAACATGTATTGATCATGGATGAAGTGGATGGTATGGCAGGCAATGAAGACAGAGGAGGGATTCAG GAGTTGATTGGtttaattagaaatacaaaGATACCCATCATCTGTATGTGTAATGATCGAAACCATCCTAAAATTCGTTCCTTGGTCCACTACTGTTTTGATCTTCGTTTTCAGAGACCTCGTCTAGAACAGATTAAG GGTGCCATGATGTCTATTGCATTTAAAGAAGGTTTAAAAATTCCACCACCTGCTATGCAAGAGATAATCCTGGCAGCAAATCAGGACATCAGACAG GTTTTACATAATCTTAATATGTGGTGTGCAAAAGATAAATCATTGACTTACGATGAGGCTAAAACGGATGCCAGCAGAGCCAAAAAGGATCTCAAACTG GGCCCTTTTGATGTTGTCCGGAAGGTTTTTGCTACTGGAGAGGAGGCTTCTCGTATGTCTCTTATAGACAAATCGGATCTTTTCTTCCATGATTATTCCCTAGCACCTCTCTTTGTCCAAGAGAACTATGTACATGTGAAAccggctgctgctgg aggaaaTCTGAAAAAGCACTTGGTGCTCTTGAGTAGAGCAGCTGATAGTATATGTGACGGTGATATAGTGGACAAACAGATTCGTAGCAAGCAAAACTGGAACCTTCTTCCAACACAG GCTATTTACGCAAGTGTTCTCCCGGGGGAGCTGATGAGAGGTTACATGTCCCAGTTTCCTGTCTTTCCCAGCTGGCTGGGGAAGTTTTCATCCACAGGCAAACATGATCGTATTATTCAAGAACTGGCAATGCACATGAGTCTCAG AACCCAGATGTGCAAGAAGACAGTAAATATGGAGTATTTGCCATATCTGCGGGATGCGGTTGTTCAGCCCTTGAAAGACTTTGGAGCAGATGGTGTACAAGAAGCTATAACGTTCATGGACTCTTACTGCTTGATGAAAGAAGATATTGAAAATATCATGGAAATAAGCACGTGGGGAGGCAAACCCAGTCCTTTTTCAAAGTTGGATCCCAAG GTCAAAGCAGCTTTTACACGTGCCTACAACAAAGAGGCACATCTGACTCCATATTCACTTAATTCTGTCAAGCCATCTAAAAGGCAGTCGGGATCTGTGGTGACCTCAGCACTGAATGAAGACTTGAATGTGGAAGAGATCCAGTCTGATGAGGATGAGCAAGATACTGTTGAAAGTGATGCAATGATTAAG caaaaaaaggcaaagtctTCCAAGCTgccaaaaagagagaaaaatgaagaaacaacaaaaaaagaagggaaaagaaaagagaaaacaagacattaa